From Heliomicrobium modesticaldum Ice1, a single genomic window includes:
- the ltrA gene encoding group II intron reverse transcriptase/maturase: MMEGEATMRSRDAQRQPNIPKGNCQREEAVNPQGTGGVPSALPAQEAKQPREETYDLMEKVVERGNMTEAYKRVMANKGAAGIDGMGLESLRPYLKEEWSRIKQELLEGTYRPQPVRRVEIPKPQGGTRKLGIPTVVDRLIQQALNQILMPIFDPDFSTNSYGFRPGKSAHQAVKKAKEYIADGYRWVVDMDLAQFFDRVNHDILMARVARKVKDKRILKLIREYLKAGVMLNGIRVKSEEGTPQGGPLSPLLANIILDDLDKALESRGHRFCRYADDCNVYVRSRRAGQRVMEGMAKFLEGRLKLQVNWEKSAVDRPWNRKFLGFSFTWHKAAKIRLAPQTVKRVKEKIRQFTGRNRSIAMEDRLVTLNQYLKGWMGYFRLIDTPSVLKELDEWLRRRLRMCLLKQWKRPKTRRRNLVALGIPEEWACNISGSRKGYWRLSLTPQMNKALGLAYWRKQGLVSLVETYQSHRQPA, encoded by the coding sequence ATGATGGAAGGGGAAGCGACGATGCGTTCGCGTGACGCGCAGAGACAGCCGAATATCCCGAAAGGGAACTGCCAACGGGAGGAAGCGGTGAATCCGCAGGGGACCGGTGGAGTGCCGAGCGCGTTACCGGCACAAGAAGCGAAGCAACCCCGCGAAGAGACGTATGACCTGATGGAGAAAGTCGTCGAACGAGGGAACATGACGGAAGCGTATAAGCGAGTCATGGCCAACAAAGGCGCGGCCGGAATCGACGGTATGGGGCTAGAATCCCTGCGCCCGTACCTAAAAGAGGAATGGTCGCGCATTAAACAGGAATTGTTGGAGGGGACCTATCGACCGCAACCGGTCCGGCGGGTTGAAATTCCCAAACCCCAAGGCGGAACACGGAAGCTGGGCATTCCCACTGTCGTCGATCGACTGATCCAACAGGCCCTGAACCAGATCCTGATGCCGATCTTCGACCCTGACTTTTCCACGAACAGCTACGGATTTCGTCCGGGAAAGAGTGCGCACCAAGCGGTGAAGAAAGCGAAGGAATACATCGCCGACGGCTACCGATGGGTGGTTGACATGGACCTGGCCCAGTTCTTTGATCGCGTCAATCACGACATTCTCATGGCGCGCGTAGCGCGCAAGGTGAAGGACAAACGAATCTTGAAGTTGATCCGAGAATACCTCAAGGCCGGGGTCATGCTCAACGGGATTCGTGTGAAGAGCGAGGAAGGAACACCCCAGGGAGGTCCACTCAGCCCTTTGCTGGCGAACATCATCCTGGATGATTTGGATAAGGCACTGGAAAGCCGGGGACATCGCTTCTGCCGGTACGCCGACGACTGTAACGTCTACGTCCGCAGTCGACGGGCAGGGCAACGAGTGATGGAGGGTATGGCAAAGTTTCTGGAGGGGCGGTTAAAACTGCAGGTCAACTGGGAGAAAAGCGCAGTCGACCGACCCTGGAACCGAAAGTTTCTGGGGTTTTCATTTACGTGGCATAAGGCAGCAAAGATTCGGCTCGCCCCCCAAACGGTGAAACGGGTGAAAGAGAAGATTCGCCAGTTCACTGGGCGGAACCGAAGCATTGCGATGGAGGACCGACTGGTCACCCTCAACCAATACCTGAAAGGCTGGATGGGCTACTTTCGACTCATTGACACGCCAAGCGTACTTAAAGAGTTGGATGAGTGGCTTCGCCGACGACTGCGGATGTGCCTGCTCAAGCAATGGAAGCGCCCGAAGACACGAAGACGAAACTTAGTGGCGTTGGGGATCCCGGAGGAATGGGCATGCAACATCAGCGGCTCACGAAAAGGATATTGGCGTCTGTCCTTGACCCCGCAAATGAATAAAGCCCTTGGCCTCGCCTACTGGCGGAAACAGGGCTTAGTCAGTTTAGTCGAAACATACCAATCTCATCGTCAACCAGCATGA
- the rpmA gene encoding 50S ribosomal protein L27 produces MLVMNLQYFAHKKGVGSSRNGRDSEAKRLGVKRSDGQAVLSGNILVRQRGTKIHPGNNVGLGSDDTLFALIDGVVKFERKGRDKKQVSVYAV; encoded by the coding sequence ATGCTAGTCATGAATCTGCAGTACTTCGCCCACAAAAAAGGTGTCGGCAGCTCCCGAAACGGCCGCGACTCCGAAGCCAAACGCCTGGGCGTCAAGCGCAGCGATGGTCAAGCCGTTTTGTCCGGCAACATCCTGGTCCGCCAGCGCGGCACCAAAATTCACCCTGGCAACAACGTGGGTCTGGGCAGTGACGACACCCTGTTTGCCCTGATCGACGGCGTCGTTAAATTCGAACGCAAAGGTCGGGACAAAAAACAGGTCAGCGTCTACGCTGTCTAA
- a CDS encoding ribosomal-processing cysteine protease Prp has protein sequence MVKVTVYVDERQRILGFQALGHAGAAPRGQDVVCAGVSALTLSAVNGLEHFLGAEATEVSAPKPGNLSCLLRDPLAPEAAQTAQIILETMVLGLQQIAEVYPPFLHVEKRRCVPC, from the coding sequence ATGGTCAAGGTGACGGTCTATGTCGATGAAAGGCAACGGATTCTGGGATTTCAAGCCCTAGGTCATGCCGGGGCGGCACCTCGCGGACAGGATGTGGTATGCGCCGGCGTGTCGGCGCTGACCCTCTCGGCTGTCAACGGTTTGGAGCACTTTCTCGGCGCCGAGGCGACCGAGGTGAGCGCCCCCAAGCCGGGAAACTTGAGCTGTCTTTTGCGGGACCCGCTGGCGCCGGAAGCGGCGCAGACGGCCCAGATCATCCTGGAAACAATGGTCCTCGGTCTGCAACAAATCGCGGAAGTTTATCCGCCTTTCCTTCACGTCGAGAAGAGGAGGTGTGTCCCATGCTAG
- the rplU gene encoding 50S ribosomal protein L21, whose translation MFAIIETGGKQYKVQQGDVLKVEKLEANPGDVVEIDRVFAVSKDGELKVGAPTVEGAKVLLKVEDHGKGKKIIIFKYKPKKNYRRKQGHRQAFTQVRVEAIQA comes from the coding sequence ATGTTCGCGATTATCGAAACCGGTGGCAAGCAGTACAAGGTTCAACAAGGCGATGTGCTCAAGGTGGAGAAACTTGAAGCCAATCCTGGCGATGTGGTCGAAATCGACCGCGTCTTCGCTGTCAGCAAGGATGGAGAACTGAAGGTCGGCGCCCCGACTGTCGAAGGCGCCAAAGTCCTGCTGAAAGTGGAAGACCACGGCAAAGGCAAGAAGATCATCATCTTCAAGTACAAGCCCAAGAAGAACTACCGCCGCAAACAAGGTCATCGTCAGGCCTTCACCCAGGTTCGCGTCGAAGCCATCCAAGCCTAA
- a CDS encoding Rne/Rng family ribonuclease, translated as MNKTVLVQVDKEWTKVAVLEEDRLVEVHWEQNDRGAMVGNIYRGRVENVLPGMQAAFVDIGWERNAFLVLADALPAHLKDLRASLSIGDILKPGQEVTVQVLKEGIGGKGPRVTCHLTLPGRWVVLLPDGDQGGVSRRIEDPAERERLRKLADRLRQPGMGLIVRTTAAGASEEELAADVARLGQRWARIQEKASRRPAPCLIESSGDLVERLLRDRIDDGVEQIRVNDRDVYSRMWEWAGENLPALRPRLRLEEGRDFWAEQNLHSEIEKALRPKVWLKSGGYLVIEETEALTVIDVNTGRFTGTVNLEETIRQTNIEAAQEVSRQLRLREIGGIIVIDFIDMRDDRHRAEVLETLEAHLARDKARTSVLGLTALGLVEMTRKKVRQSLGALLTVPCECCEGRGRVVKGEAPRDITP; from the coding sequence ATGAACAAGACCGTCCTTGTACAAGTCGATAAGGAATGGACGAAGGTGGCCGTCCTAGAGGAGGATCGCCTCGTCGAGGTCCACTGGGAGCAGAACGATCGGGGCGCCATGGTGGGCAACATCTACAGGGGCCGTGTGGAGAACGTCTTGCCGGGGATGCAGGCGGCTTTTGTCGATATCGGTTGGGAACGGAACGCCTTCCTCGTCCTTGCCGACGCTTTGCCGGCTCATTTGAAGGACCTGCGGGCCAGCTTATCTATCGGCGATATCCTCAAACCGGGCCAGGAAGTGACGGTGCAGGTGCTCAAGGAGGGGATCGGCGGCAAAGGTCCCCGGGTAACCTGCCACCTGACCCTCCCCGGACGCTGGGTTGTCCTCTTGCCTGACGGCGACCAGGGTGGGGTTTCCCGGCGGATCGAGGACCCGGCCGAACGGGAACGGTTGCGCAAACTGGCCGACCGATTGCGCCAGCCCGGGATGGGCCTCATCGTCCGCACGACAGCCGCCGGCGCTTCCGAGGAGGAACTGGCGGCTGACGTGGCTCGACTGGGGCAGCGTTGGGCGCGGATTCAGGAAAAGGCGAGCCGCCGACCGGCGCCCTGCTTGATTGAGAGCAGCGGTGACCTGGTCGAGCGCCTCCTGCGCGATCGCATCGATGACGGCGTCGAACAGATCCGTGTAAATGACAGGGATGTGTACAGTCGCATGTGGGAGTGGGCCGGGGAGAACCTGCCGGCCCTGCGCCCCCGATTGCGTCTGGAAGAGGGGCGCGACTTCTGGGCTGAGCAGAACCTGCACAGTGAGATCGAAAAAGCCTTGCGGCCTAAGGTCTGGCTCAAGTCAGGCGGTTACCTGGTCATCGAAGAGACGGAGGCGCTCACCGTCATCGATGTGAACACGGGTCGATTCACCGGGACGGTCAATCTGGAGGAGACAATCCGCCAGACCAACATCGAAGCGGCTCAGGAAGTGTCGCGCCAGCTCCGCCTGCGTGAGATCGGCGGGATCATCGTCATCGACTTCATCGACATGCGCGACGATCGGCACCGGGCAGAGGTCCTGGAGACGCTGGAAGCCCACCTGGCGCGGGACAAGGCGCGGACAAGCGTGCTCGGCTTGACGGCGCTTGGGCTTGTGGAGATGACCCGCAAGAAGGTGCGGCAGAGCCTAGGAGCGCTGCTGACGGTGCCTTGTGAGTGTTGTGAGGGGCGGGGGCGGGTTGTGAAGGGGGAGGCGCCTCGCGATATAACCCCTTGA